The nucleotide window TTTTCCTCGACCTGTATCAACTCTCTTTTTTGAGAGGTCTGTACTTCAACTTGAGGGGTTGTTGGTGTTTCAGTCTTTACTTGAACTGGGACCTCAGCAACAACAATCTTTTTTGTTTCTGTTGTAGAAGGTTGATATGAATAACCTATTTCTTCTATGCTAGTAAAGGCATCCCTTAAGGCTAATTGAAACGCCTTTTCATATTCTTTTTCCCTACTTTCACCCATTTCTGAAGTAAAAACAACCTTTCCAAAACAATCCTTTAACTGCACCTGCAATTTTGTTTTAAACAAGCCACTATCCTTTACGATACTAGCATACATGGCATTGCACGAACCATTGGGGTTTAAATCTGCAGGTGGATCCGATTCCATATGTGCATCAAACCCATTTTTATTGAACAGAAACTCCATCAATGCATTCATATTGTATTTGTTTGCCTCATCAAAAATTCCAAAAGTTTCAGGAACAATGACATACTTGTAACTATTGATTGAGTTTTGGGAAAAACTTAGTAGGGAAAACTGGATTAAACATATTCCCAAAAGAACTGATTTCTTCATCATCTTATTTTTGACTTCATTTAGTCTTTAAATTTACAGATATTGTTTTATTTCTAACAATTTACTGACCGTTTTGATATTCATTAATTCTCCATTTGAGGAAGGGTTGAAATAAATAACATCATAACCAACCTCCATAGCGCCTCGTATATCTGCCTCAAGATTATCACCAATCATCAAACTTTCTTCAACATTTGCATTGGCTAAGCTCAAGGCATGTTTAAAAATCAACGGGTTAGGTTTTTTCACTCCGGCCATTTCAGAATTGGTAATGGTTTTAAAATAATGATCTATTGATGAATTTTTCAGTTTTCTAAACTGGGCTTCCTCAAAACCATTTGTAATAATATGAAGGTGATATTTAGGTTGTAAATAATCGAGTAAATCCAGTGTTCCCTCAAAAAGATGATTAAAGGACGTAAGGTGTTCAATATAATCTATGGATAACCGATGTATCAATTCATCTTCTATTGAAAACCGAAGTGAATCAAAACTGTCCTTAAGGCGGCCATATCTCAACCCAGGTTTATCAATCCTTTCTTCTCTATACATCTTCCAATAATTCAAATTTATGGGTTCATAAATCTCTATGAATTCAGAATGATTTATATCAATCCTATTCAATCTGAATATATGTTCAAATGCCAATGAGGAATTTTTATCAAAATCCCATAAAGTATGATCTAAATCAAAAAATACATGTTTAATTTTCCGATTCATCATCCACCGATTTTAAAACTTGATTAAACAAAGACCTAAAGCCTTTCCATCTTGGCTCATTACTAAAAGAATAATTATGAAAAATTGGTATAAATGTTCCATCCACCGCCTTGATGTTATCCATTAATCTCTGCAACACTTGTTTTTTATCTAATAGTGAAAGATGTTTTAACAAGGCAAAATCTATTAAGTTATACGGATGAATTTGCAAAGGGGTCGGCATTTCATAATCGAGGTCATAAAAAGGGAAAGGCGTACATGTACCAGCCCTGAAACCTATTTCGTTCAAATATCCCATGGTGTAATCTTGCCTTATTTCCATGGCTAAAAGGTTTCTATAAGTTTCAGGAAGATTTACTTTAGAATGGGAATTTCTCGAGGCCTCCACATTGAAATTGGTTATCGCTTCTAATTTTTTCTTTTCCTTTTTAAGTAATTCCAAATCGTCTATGGCAAAATAAGAGAGTTTTAACCCCACCTTGCAATAGTCAGCAACGGACTTTATTGCACTAATGAACTGCTTCTTATTTACACTTATATTTTTGTCATATGTTGAATAATCGCCAACCAAAAAGAATACAAGAAACTTAACTTTAGAATGTCTTTGTTTAGTAATAATCCATTTAAACGTATCGTAGGGATCTCTTACAAAACCCATAATCGACAAATAGCGTTGATAAAAGTTTTTTAATTTAAGTCTAACCAAATCAGATATTGATCCTCCGATAATCCTTAAAAATCCCTTTTGCTTAAAATAGAAAGCCATGGGAACATCGATGATTGGTTGAATCTGATATTGGCGAACAGGAAAATCATATTCTGGATAAAATGCCTTAAGCACATCCTTAAAACGATAAGCCCAAATATCTACAACTGGTTCCTGCATAAAACCATGCTTAAAACCTAAACTTTCCTTTGCAGGATAGCGTCCATAGTCATCCTTAACGTGAGGCAAATACTCTTCATATCTACAAAGCATATAAAAAGAAGCTGCAAAAATGTCAAAAGGCAAATCACTCTTATCACTGGTTTGAAAAAAGCATTTTGTTCCACCCCAGGATTGTACTACGATTTCAACATCTTCGAGTCCTTGTTCAAATAATAGGTCATGACTGCGGATATATAACTCTTGTCCTAAGGCTTGCTTGCTATAGGACATTTTCATACCATTATAAGATATAAAATCATCCTCCGAGGTAGTATAGTCGACAGGTATGCCTAAAATTTTAGTACAAACCTGTTTAAAAATATAACGTAAACGAGGAGTAATATTATGGGTATAAACTAACAACATTTTGGCAATAAGTCTCTAAGAGGACTAAATCTATCCAATTAATTTTAATTATAGGATGCTTTCATCTGCAAAACTAAAATATGCGTGCTGAGTAATTATAAGATGATCTAAAATTTTTATATCCAAACTTTCAGAAGCCACTTGTAACTTTTTTGTTAAATCGCGATCTGCATTACTTGGTTTTAAAGTACCCGATGGATGATTGTGAGCCAAAATTAGACCGGTGGCAGATAGCTGCAGTGCCGTCTTCATTACTAATCTTACATCCACAAGAGTCCCTGTTAAACCGCCTTTGCTTAACTGTTCAGTATTTAAAACTTTATTGGAATTATTTAAATAA belongs to Aegicerativicinus sediminis and includes:
- a CDS encoding YjjG family noncanonical pyrimidine nucleotidase, which gives rise to MMNRKIKHVFFDLDHTLWDFDKNSSLAFEHIFRLNRIDINHSEFIEIYEPINLNYWKMYREERIDKPGLRYGRLKDSFDSLRFSIEDELIHRLSIDYIEHLTSFNHLFEGTLDLLDYLQPKYHLHIITNGFEEAQFRKLKNSSIDHYFKTITNSEMAGVKKPNPLIFKHALSLANANVEESLMIGDNLEADIRGAMEVGYDVIYFNPSSNGELMNIKTVSKLLEIKQYL
- a CDS encoding polysaccharide deacetylase family protein; the encoded protein is MLLVYTHNITPRLRYIFKQVCTKILGIPVDYTTSEDDFISYNGMKMSYSKQALGQELYIRSHDLLFEQGLEDVEIVVQSWGGTKCFFQTSDKSDLPFDIFAASFYMLCRYEEYLPHVKDDYGRYPAKESLGFKHGFMQEPVVDIWAYRFKDVLKAFYPEYDFPVRQYQIQPIIDVPMAFYFKQKGFLRIIGGSISDLVRLKLKNFYQRYLSIMGFVRDPYDTFKWIITKQRHSKVKFLVFFLVGDYSTYDKNISVNKKQFISAIKSVADYCKVGLKLSYFAIDDLELLKKEKKKLEAITNFNVEASRNSHSKVNLPETYRNLLAMEIRQDYTMGYLNEIGFRAGTCTPFPFYDLDYEMPTPLQIHPYNLIDFALLKHLSLLDKKQVLQRLMDNIKAVDGTFIPIFHNYSFSNEPRWKGFRSLFNQVLKSVDDESEN